In one window of Candidatus Sulfuricurvum sp. RIFRC-1 DNA:
- a CDS encoding type II secretion system protein, producing MKSAFTMIELIFVIVILGILAAVAIPRLSATRDDAKASSLAINIMNGVQEIANYATSKGYTDNSLAVMSNSFLELNSSGDVVLSNKRAVVKAGNISNCITLDINTTDENETLVLSLGNTGNDAVCLGLQEMIYVANYPMKLRGSNVVR from the coding sequence ATGAAATCAGCTTTTACGATGATTGAACTCATTTTTGTTATTGTCATTTTAGGTATTTTAGCGGCAGTGGCAATACCAAGACTGAGTGCAACACGTGATGATGCAAAAGCTTCTTCATTAGCAATCAATATCATGAATGGTGTGCAAGAAATTGCCAACTATGCAACCAGTAAAGGGTATACAGATAATTCATTAGCTGTAATGTCCAATAGCTTTTTGGAATTAAATAGTAGTGGTGATGTTGTATTGTCTAATAAAAGAGCAGTTGTGAAAGCAGGAAATATTAGTAACTGTATTACATTAGATATCAATACAACGGATGAGAATGAAACCCTTGTTTTGTCACTTGGGAATACGGGGAATGATGCTGTTTGTCTTGGATTACAAGAGATGATTTATGTTGCTAATTACCCTATGAAATTAAGGGGATCCAATGTTGTACGTTAA
- a CDS encoding prepilin-type N-terminal cleavage/methylation domain-containing protein — protein MLYVKRKAFTMIEVVFVIVVLGILAAIAIPRLAATRDDAQIAKGRSDVAAIRAAIVSERQGRLLQGQSNYINQLHSGSTGSKSSLFDTNGSSTLLQYGIATQNNVNGHWDDTVGGSAGAYTYVYRVMNSDNTFTYNDTNGTFRCTSGTYCGALTE, from the coding sequence ATGTTGTACGTTAAACGAAAAGCTTTTACAATGATAGAAGTCGTTTTTGTCATTGTTGTATTGGGTATTTTAGCGGCTATTGCTATACCAAGACTTGCAGCGACTCGGGATGATGCACAGATAGCAAAAGGGCGTAGTGATGTTGCGGCAATACGTGCCGCGATTGTTAGCGAACGTCAGGGGCGATTATTGCAGGGGCAATCGAATTATATTAACCAGCTTCACAGTGGAAGTACAGGGAGTAAATCCTCTCTTTTTGATACCAATGGGAGCAGTACACTTTTACAGTATGGTATAGCTACACAAAATAATGTAAATGGTCATTGGGATGATACTGTTGGAGGGTCTGCAGGTGCTTACACATACGTTTATCGTGTCATGAACAGCGATAATACGTTTACGTACAATGATACCAATGGTACGTTTAGATGCACGAGTGGCACATATTGTGGTGCATTAACAGAATAA
- a CDS encoding replicative DNA helicase gives MEESLYNLAFERSVLSSIIFDPAQFDEFDAVLTPEDFYLAAHQEIYRAMMSLAHRDLPIDEEFLRKELTSKQKFDERVMVDILTANPIANTKAYVQEIKDKAIKRHLLTLTTEIKRVTLEEELSGTDVVDLVEQKLYEITQSSQATDFKDAPSIADETLAYIEEMKARGDSVLVGVDTGYAELNKMTTGFGKGDLVIIAARPAMGKTSFALNMVQNLLDKGKGVAFFSLEMPAEQLMLRLLSVQTSIQLQRLRVGDMNPQEYKQLNDAVDKMRRSKLFVDDHGSINIHQLRSKLRKLKSRHPEIEVAVIDYLQIMNGTGGKDRHLEVSEISRGLKMLARELGIPIVALSQLNRGLESRSDKRPMLSDIRESGSIEQDADIILFVYRNDVYLYKEEKEREKEAISAGKEFISKYVEKEEEEAEIIIGKQRNGPTGHVKLMFQKKFTRFVDKPTFGAAQIVYESIDMKSATMNIDEGVQNVSMPII, from the coding sequence ATGGAAGAGTCTTTATATAATTTAGCATTTGAGCGCTCCGTCCTCAGTTCTATCATTTTTGATCCTGCTCAGTTTGATGAGTTTGATGCGGTATTAACTCCGGAGGATTTTTATCTCGCGGCGCATCAGGAGATTTATCGCGCGATGATGAGCTTAGCCCATCGTGATCTCCCTATCGATGAAGAGTTTCTCCGTAAAGAGTTGACGAGCAAACAGAAATTCGATGAGAGGGTGATGGTCGATATCCTCACCGCGAATCCGATTGCCAATACCAAAGCGTATGTTCAAGAGATTAAAGACAAAGCAATCAAACGCCATCTCCTTACCCTGACGACGGAGATCAAGCGGGTTACCCTCGAAGAGGAGCTGAGCGGAACCGACGTCGTTGATTTGGTTGAGCAAAAGCTTTATGAAATTACCCAAAGTTCTCAAGCAACCGATTTTAAAGATGCCCCATCGATTGCCGATGAGACGCTGGCTTATATCGAAGAGATGAAAGCGCGCGGAGATTCGGTCCTTGTCGGTGTCGATACGGGGTATGCGGAACTCAATAAAATGACGACGGGATTCGGTAAAGGGGATCTGGTTATCATCGCCGCCCGTCCGGCAATGGGGAAAACGTCATTCGCCCTTAATATGGTTCAAAATCTTCTCGATAAAGGCAAAGGGGTCGCCTTCTTTTCACTGGAGATGCCGGCAGAGCAGTTGATGCTCCGTCTACTCAGTGTTCAAACCTCTATTCAGCTTCAGCGGCTTCGTGTCGGGGATATGAATCCGCAGGAGTACAAACAGCTCAATGATGCGGTTGATAAGATGCGTCGCTCCAAGCTTTTCGTGGACGATCACGGCTCCATCAATATCCATCAACTCCGCTCCAAACTCCGTAAACTCAAAAGCCGTCATCCTGAGATCGAAGTAGCCGTCATCGACTACCTCCAAATCATGAACGGTACGGGGGGAAAAGATCGTCACCTCGAAGTCAGTGAAATTTCACGCGGGTTAAAAATGTTGGCACGTGAGCTTGGGATTCCGATTGTCGCCCTCTCTCAGCTCAATCGCGGACTCGAATCGCGCTCGGATAAACGTCCGATGCTCAGTGATATCCGTGAGTCGGGATCGATCGAGCAGGATGCCGATATCATCCTTTTCGTTTATCGTAACGATGTTTATCTCTACAAAGAGGAAAAAGAGCGGGAAAAAGAGGCGATTTCGGCCGGAAAAGAGTTTATCTCCAAATATGTCGAGAAAGAGGAAGAAGAAGCCGAGATCATTATCGGTAAACAGCGTAACGGTCCGACCGGACATGTGAAACTGATGTTCCAGAAAAAATTCACCCGCTTTGTTGATAAACCGACATTTGGTGCTGCGCAGATCGTTTATGAGAGTATCGATATGAAAAGTGCGACGATGAATATCGATGAAGGTGTCCAAAACGTTTCGATGCCGATAATATAA
- a CDS encoding FAD-linked oxidase C-terminal domain-containing protein — protein MLSSSAIDFFTNLLGKENVYSDKAHLIAYSYDATREKFEPEAVLFPRHEGDVSDILKYCNEHRIVIVPRGAGSGFTGGALPSSGGIVLAFEKHMNKILEIDMQNMVAIVQPGVVNMELQRAVEAVGLFYPPDPASQEYSTIGGNVNENAGGMRAAKYGITKDYVMAMRAVLPNGDIIKAGKRTIKDVAGYNITGILIASEGTLAVTTEVTLKLLSKPKMTKTAMGIFPTVHSAMEAVYKTMASGVTPVAMEFLDNLTIRSVEQVYKKGLPIEAGAILVTDVDGNLEEDLDFQLSLIQKVFQENGCSEFKIAKDKQEASDLWFARRNASQSLSVYGSKKINEDVTVPRSALPELLEKFDAIAKKYNINIPCFGHTGDGNVHTNVMVDGKDPEAVKIGYEAIREVFQATIDLGGTLSGEHGIGLAKAPYMSMAFTPEEMALFQSIKRAFDPNNILNPSKMGLE, from the coding sequence ATGCTCTCGTCCAGTGCCATTGACTTTTTTACCAATTTACTCGGAAAAGAGAATGTCTACAGCGATAAAGCGCACCTCATCGCCTACAGCTATGATGCTACACGCGAAAAATTTGAGCCCGAAGCCGTTTTATTTCCCCGCCACGAGGGTGATGTCAGTGATATTTTAAAATACTGTAATGAGCACCGTATCGTAATCGTCCCGCGCGGAGCGGGAAGCGGTTTTACCGGGGGAGCACTTCCCTCTTCCGGCGGCATTGTTTTGGCATTCGAAAAACATATGAATAAAATTTTAGAGATCGATATGCAAAACATGGTTGCGATCGTTCAGCCGGGTGTGGTTAACATGGAACTTCAACGTGCCGTTGAAGCAGTCGGTCTTTTTTATCCGCCCGATCCGGCGAGCCAAGAGTACTCGACGATCGGCGGTAATGTCAACGAAAATGCCGGCGGTATGCGTGCCGCCAAATATGGGATTACCAAAGACTATGTGATGGCTATGCGTGCAGTACTCCCTAATGGTGATATCATCAAAGCAGGTAAACGTACCATCAAGGATGTCGCCGGATATAACATTACTGGGATTTTGATCGCCTCCGAGGGGACGTTAGCCGTCACGACTGAAGTGACCCTCAAACTCCTCTCAAAGCCTAAAATGACAAAAACAGCGATGGGAATTTTCCCCACCGTTCATTCAGCGATGGAAGCGGTTTATAAAACAATGGCGAGCGGTGTTACCCCTGTTGCCATGGAATTTTTGGACAATCTCACCATTCGCTCAGTGGAACAAGTCTACAAAAAAGGACTTCCGATTGAAGCGGGAGCGATCCTCGTTACCGATGTTGATGGCAATCTCGAAGAAGATCTCGACTTCCAACTCTCGTTAATCCAAAAAGTATTTCAAGAAAACGGATGCAGCGAATTTAAAATCGCAAAAGATAAACAAGAAGCCAGTGATTTGTGGTTTGCCCGCCGTAATGCCAGCCAATCACTCTCCGTCTATGGTTCTAAAAAAATCAACGAAGATGTTACCGTTCCCCGTTCAGCACTCCCGGAACTTCTCGAAAAATTTGATGCGATTGCCAAAAAATATAACATCAATATCCCATGCTTTGGTCATACGGGAGATGGCAATGTTCATACCAACGTTATGGTGGATGGAAAAGACCCGGAAGCGGTCAAAATTGGTTACGAAGCAATCCGTGAAGTGTTTCAAGCCACGATCGATCTTGGCGGTACACTCAGTGGAGAACACGGTATCGGACTTGCCAAAGCTCCGTACATGTCGATGGCATTTACCCCTGAAGAAATGGCATTGTTTCAATCGATCAAACGGGCGTTTGATCCCAATAATATCCTCAACCCTTCCAAAATGGGGCTTGAATAG
- a CDS encoding primosomal protein N', with translation MYYYNLALLGSPLEPLTYHSENFLIIGAEVEVTLSNRIMQGVVISECEKPDFTTQPISARHCGLDPQSEILNQVQDEKNIVGDDKIFIYSGTQIQTAQFMSEYYGCSLGEALNLFVPYQRHCGLDPQSEILNRVQDDKTSLNITLSEAQSKALDFIRSHSVSLLFGDTGAGKSEIYMRRMDEVLNEGKRCLLLLPEISLTPQMEKRFCNHFGEAVVLWHSKMTPKQKKVTLEKIYNETAHIIVGPRSALFLPIADLGLIVVDEEHDESYKSSSRPRYNARDMAVYMGNLLKIPVVLGSATPSLSSYAKYPFFRLRGGYFESKRTFVFEPSLEALTPSIDRAVMENYASGHQGIVFIPTRANFKYTVCDACGYHVECPFCSVGMSQHKNSRALKCHYCNYTEVLPKVCPKCQSGSLRMARLGTAEAVEHFSRLNENLRVQQFDRDIITTQNKLIKVLEAFNNREIDLLIGTQMLSKGHDYHDITLAVVMGIDNLLSQSDYRSREKALSLLVQIAGRSGRKQNATVLVQSFNESFFRGYLDDYEKFLIDEMRIRKDRYPPTKKLARLLYAHKNALKGKTVMEEAVRQIEQMEKVDIIGFGAAPIERIADKYRFQILLRSDKSTDLIRAIKYVKSPLCEIDMDPIEFV, from the coding sequence GTGTATTATTACAATCTAGCCCTTTTGGGTTCCCCTCTTGAACCCTTAACTTATCATTCAGAAAACTTTCTCATAATCGGTGCAGAAGTCGAAGTTACTTTGTCCAATCGCATTATGCAGGGTGTTGTGATCTCTGAGTGTGAAAAGCCTGATTTTACAACGCAGCCCATTAGTGCTCGTCATTGCGGGCTCGATCCGCAATCTGAGATCCTGAATCAAGTTCAGGATGAGAAGAATATAGTGGGAGATGATAAAATTTTTATTTATTCGGGTACCCAAATCCAAACTGCGCAATTTATGAGCGAATATTACGGATGTTCGTTGGGGGAGGCGCTCAATTTATTTGTCCCCTATCAACGTCATTGCGGACTCGATCCGCAATCTGAGATCCTGAATCGAGTTCAGGATGACAAAACTTCCCTCAATATCACCCTCTCCGAAGCTCAAAGTAAGGCCCTCGATTTTATACGCTCCCATTCCGTCTCTCTCCTTTTCGGTGATACGGGGGCTGGGAAGAGCGAAATTTATATGCGGCGAATGGATGAGGTTTTAAACGAAGGGAAGCGATGTTTGCTTCTGCTGCCTGAAATCTCCCTCACGCCTCAAATGGAGAAACGATTTTGTAATCATTTTGGCGAAGCAGTGGTGCTATGGCATTCGAAAATGACCCCTAAACAAAAAAAAGTGACATTGGAGAAGATCTATAACGAGACGGCACATATCATCGTGGGACCTCGCTCCGCACTCTTTTTGCCGATAGCCGATTTAGGGTTGATTGTTGTGGATGAAGAGCATGATGAGAGTTATAAATCCTCAAGCCGCCCCCGCTACAATGCACGGGATATGGCGGTTTATATGGGGAATCTCCTCAAAATTCCTGTTGTTTTGGGGAGTGCGACACCGAGTTTGAGCAGTTATGCCAAATATCCGTTTTTTCGTCTTCGTGGAGGGTATTTCGAATCCAAGCGGACCTTTGTATTTGAACCCTCTCTCGAAGCGTTGACCCCCTCTATCGACCGTGCCGTAATGGAAAATTATGCATCGGGTCATCAAGGGATCGTTTTTATCCCGACACGGGCCAATTTTAAGTACACTGTGTGCGATGCATGCGGTTACCATGTGGAGTGCCCGTTTTGCAGTGTGGGAATGAGCCAGCATAAAAACTCCCGTGCTTTGAAATGCCACTATTGCAATTACACGGAAGTATTGCCAAAAGTGTGTCCGAAATGTCAAAGCGGATCACTCCGCATGGCACGATTAGGGACAGCGGAAGCAGTAGAACATTTCAGCCGCCTAAATGAAAATTTGAGAGTTCAGCAGTTTGACCGTGATATTATTACCACTCAAAACAAACTCATTAAAGTGCTCGAAGCATTTAATAATCGTGAAATTGATCTCCTTATCGGGACGCAGATGCTCTCCAAGGGGCATGATTATCATGATATCACTCTCGCGGTGGTGATGGGGATCGATAATCTTCTCTCCCAAAGCGATTACCGCTCTAGGGAAAAGGCATTGTCACTGTTGGTTCAGATTGCGGGGCGCAGCGGCAGAAAACAAAATGCAACCGTGTTGGTGCAGAGTTTTAACGAGTCGTTTTTTCGAGGGTATTTAGATGATTACGAGAAATTTCTGATCGATGAGATGAGAATACGCAAAGATCGGTATCCTCCGACAAAGAAGCTGGCACGTCTTCTTTATGCCCATAAAAATGCGCTCAAAGGAAAAACAGTGATGGAGGAAGCAGTACGCCAAATAGAGCAGATGGAAAAAGTAGATATTATCGGTTTCGGTGCGGCACCGATTGAGCGGATTGCGGATAAATACCGGTTTCAAATACTGCTGCGAAGCGATAAAAGTACCGATCTGATCCGTGCGATTAAATATGTTAAATCACCGTTATGTGAGATCGATATGGATCCTATCGAGTTCGTATAA
- the ispG gene encoding flavodoxin-dependent (E)-4-hydroxy-3-methylbut-2-enyl-diphosphate synthase: MIKRYPTKQIFVGNVAIGGDAPISVQSMTYSRTADVNATVEQINRLHFAGCDIVRVAVPDEEDARALKAIKEQISLPLVADIHFNYKLALIAAEVVDCIRFNPGNIGEKSRIREIVKACQERHIPIRIGVNAGSLEKEFEQRYGQSAEGMVASAEYNIKYLEDLGFTDIKVSLKASDVQRTVEAYRMLRPKNNYPFHLGVTEAGTIFHATIKSAIGLGTLLLEGIGDTMRVSITGELEEEIKVGRAILKDSGVAKEGPNIISCPTCGRIEADLVSAVAVIEERTKHIKKPLDLSVMGCVVNAIGEAKHADVAIAYGKGSGLVMVRGEVVARLEEDKLVDRFVEEVEKMAKEED, translated from the coding sequence ATGATAAAACGATACCCTACCAAACAAATTTTTGTCGGCAATGTCGCTATCGGCGGTGATGCTCCGATTTCGGTGCAGTCGATGACCTATTCACGCACAGCAGACGTAAACGCTACGGTTGAACAGATCAATCGTCTCCATTTCGCCGGATGCGATATCGTTCGCGTCGCGGTCCCTGATGAAGAAGATGCACGTGCCCTCAAAGCGATCAAAGAACAGATTTCCCTTCCTCTCGTTGCCGATATCCATTTTAATTATAAACTCGCTCTCATTGCGGCAGAAGTGGTGGACTGCATCCGATTCAATCCCGGAAATATCGGCGAAAAATCACGGATTCGTGAGATTGTCAAAGCGTGCCAAGAACGCCATATCCCGATCCGTATCGGTGTTAATGCGGGGAGTTTGGAAAAAGAGTTTGAACAGCGTTATGGACAAAGTGCTGAGGGGATGGTAGCATCGGCTGAGTACAACATCAAATATCTTGAAGATTTGGGTTTTACCGATATCAAAGTCTCCTTGAAAGCGAGTGACGTTCAACGTACTGTTGAAGCATACCGAATGTTACGGCCGAAAAATAACTATCCGTTTCATCTGGGTGTTACCGAAGCGGGGACAATTTTTCATGCGACGATCAAAAGTGCGATCGGATTAGGGACATTGCTGCTCGAAGGTATCGGCGATACGATGCGAGTTTCCATCACCGGAGAACTCGAAGAAGAGATCAAAGTCGGCCGTGCCATTCTCAAAGATAGCGGCGTCGCCAAAGAGGGTCCCAACATCATATCGTGTCCGACATGCGGACGGATTGAGGCTGATTTGGTTTCGGCAGTAGCCGTGATCGAAGAACGAACCAAACATATCAAAAAACCGCTTGATCTCTCGGTTATGGGGTGTGTTGTAAACGCCATCGGAGAAGCGAAACATGCCGATGTCGCGATCGCCTACGGTAAAGGTTCGGGATTGGTAATGGTGCGCGGCGAAGTGGTGGCACGCCTAGAAGAAGATAAGCTTGTCGATCGTTTTGTCGAAGAGGTTGAAAAAATGGCAAAAGAAGAGGATTAA
- a CDS encoding prepilin-type N-terminal cleavage/methylation domain-containing protein, translated as MKRSGFTMIELIFVIVILGILAAVAIPRLAATRDDAQASKLATNVKTMISEISAYTVSQGSAPVGDTNLSLASNSYNEGTDSGYMVLGSNDRNVTINDKATGGVACVVVTVNDTNITVTDGAGTTAICTAVQDMNPPATIQIAGQGVVR; from the coding sequence ATGAAACGTTCAGGTTTTACTATGATCGAGTTAATCTTCGTTATCGTTATCTTGGGTATTTTGGCAGCAGTTGCCATTCCACGTCTTGCGGCAACACGTGATGATGCACAAGCATCAAAACTTGCTACTAATGTCAAAACAATGATTAGTGAAATCAGTGCTTACACGGTATCTCAAGGTAGTGCACCCGTGGGTGATACTAATTTATCATTAGCATCTAATAGTTATAATGAAGGTACTGATAGTGGTTATATGGTTTTAGGTAGTAACGATCGAAATGTTACTATTAATGATAAAGCAACGGGCGGTGTTGCGTGTGTTGTTGTAACTGTTAACGATACAAACATTACAGTAACTGATGGTGCTGGAACAACAGCTATATGTACTGCTGTTCAGGATATGAACCCTCCAGCAACTATTCAAATTGCCGGACAAGGCGTAGTTCGTTGA
- a CDS encoding YihY family inner membrane protein — translation MNLKALLRHIRLFFLMLFDREITVYASSLSFYTIFTVVPLLIISLSLIANVPVFEEQYAKIQIFIFDNIMPVQTAAIAGYLESFFRNSVQLGIIGFATMVVSSLLFFQNFEHIVGKIFKTSKRKIWDAITTYWTLITLTPIVLIASMSLKAYLEANISGFALSALSIFPFLLLWSIFFLIYKIAVNADVSIKAAAISSFIVAVVWGIAKNSFVQYVFYNKTYATMYGSFSALIFFFLWIYVSWIIVIYGMKLCYLINRATQRSETQNT, via the coding sequence ATGAATCTGAAAGCACTCCTGAGACATATACGACTTTTTTTCCTCATGCTCTTCGATCGGGAAATTACTGTATATGCCTCAAGTCTCAGCTTTTATACGATTTTTACGGTTGTCCCGTTACTCATCATCTCACTCAGTTTGATCGCCAATGTACCGGTATTTGAAGAACAATACGCCAAAATTCAAATCTTTATTTTTGATAATATCATGCCGGTACAGACAGCGGCTATTGCTGGGTATCTCGAATCTTTTTTCCGAAATTCCGTACAGCTTGGGATCATCGGATTTGCAACGATGGTTGTCTCATCGTTACTCTTTTTTCAAAACTTCGAACATATTGTCGGTAAAATTTTCAAAACCTCTAAGCGGAAAATCTGGGATGCTATCACGACCTATTGGACGCTTATCACCCTCACACCCATTGTTTTAATCGCTTCCATGAGCCTTAAAGCTTATTTAGAAGCAAATATCAGCGGATTTGCGCTGAGCGCCCTCTCGATTTTCCCTTTTCTCTTGCTGTGGAGTATTTTCTTTTTGATCTATAAAATTGCTGTCAATGCCGATGTCTCGATTAAAGCAGCAGCAATCAGCTCATTTATCGTAGCCGTTGTTTGGGGAATCGCTAAAAATAGTTTTGTCCAATACGTTTTTTATAATAAAACCTACGCCACGATGTACGGCTCTTTTTCAGCCCTTATCTTTTTTTTCTTATGGATTTACGTCTCGTGGATCATCGTTATCTATGGGATGAAGCTATGCTATCTGATAAACCGCGCTACCCAGCGTAGCGAGACCCAAAACACCTAA
- a CDS encoding ComEC/Rec2 family competence protein has translation MSKLERVDLFELKSGSLFILFLLFIASLSLSYEYYKFTELKTFDDPLVRAEVIDQEVRLIADKPKSSMKLRLENGSYVRCAMSPYLRDLRGREVMVELQVANVTFIDFLKGMHTRGVIIEVYPKLSLKEQWYRRITSEHGDQWMRELYGALFVATPMSQEFQSLVGAMGLSHILSISGYHYGIITLIAYFLLRPPYRWLQNRYFPYRHGNRDLFFFVFGILFFYLWALEFIPPMVRALGMIAVGYWLYDRGIKIVSLQTLLIAVGVLLAFFPKLFFSLGFWFSSFGVLSIFIFIRYYEHWKPWQIFLALHIWCYLVLLPISLSIFGTFGWWHMGSIPLALVFNLYYPIVLALHLTPWGDIFDPYLLQMFEAGDINTVTIPIWIGVMSVILALGSMWRKEAFWSLGVLGLATLGSAVYQIA, from the coding sequence ATGAGCAAGCTCGAGCGCGTTGACCTTTTCGAGCTCAAAAGCGGCTCGCTTTTCATCCTCTTTCTCCTTTTTATCGCTTCTCTCTCCCTTTCGTACGAATACTATAAATTTACCGAACTTAAAACCTTTGACGATCCCCTCGTACGTGCTGAAGTAATCGATCAAGAAGTACGCCTGATCGCCGATAAGCCTAAGAGCTCCATGAAGCTTCGACTCGAAAACGGCTCATATGTCCGATGCGCTATGTCACCCTATCTGCGTGATCTTCGCGGACGTGAAGTGATGGTAGAATTACAGGTAGCGAACGTCACTTTTATCGATTTCTTAAAAGGGATGCATACTCGTGGTGTGATTATCGAAGTCTATCCAAAACTCAGTCTCAAAGAACAATGGTATCGTCGTATTACATCAGAGCATGGAGATCAGTGGATGAGAGAGCTTTACGGTGCCCTTTTTGTTGCAACACCGATGTCTCAGGAGTTTCAATCGCTAGTAGGAGCGATGGGACTGAGTCATATCCTCTCGATTAGCGGGTATCATTACGGTATTATCACACTGATTGCTTATTTTCTCCTTCGTCCCCCCTATCGGTGGTTACAGAACCGTTATTTTCCCTACCGTCACGGCAATCGGGATCTTTTCTTTTTCGTATTTGGAATCTTATTTTTCTATTTGTGGGCGTTGGAATTCATTCCGCCGATGGTGAGGGCATTGGGGATGATTGCCGTGGGATATTGGCTCTATGATCGGGGTATCAAAATTGTTTCGCTTCAAACACTTTTGATCGCAGTTGGAGTATTGCTCGCATTTTTTCCAAAACTTTTTTTCTCACTGGGTTTTTGGTTTTCGTCGTTTGGTGTCCTCTCCATCTTTATCTTTATCCGATATTATGAGCATTGGAAACCATGGCAGATATTTTTAGCACTTCATATTTGGTGCTATTTGGTACTGTTGCCGATCTCGCTTTCTATTTTCGGAACGTTTGGCTGGTGGCATATGGGCTCAATACCTCTTGCCTTAGTGTTTAACCTCTATTATCCGATTGTTTTAGCGTTGCATTTAACACCGTGGGGGGATATTTTTGACCCTTATTTACTACAAATGTTTGAAGCAGGGGATATTAATACCGTAACAATCCCGATCTGGATAGGGGTTATGAGTGTCATTTTGGCGTTGGGTTCTATGTGGCGAAAAGAGGCTTTTTGGAGCTTAGGTGTTTTGGGTCTCGCTACGCTGGGTAGCGCGGTTTATCAGATAGCATAG